A stretch of Spirosoma oryzicola DNA encodes these proteins:
- a CDS encoding gliding motility-associated C-terminal domain-containing protein — protein sequence MRLVYNIGLFALCLLALLRPTVSQATHVRAGEITTRRLPGPSLTYLITLTAYYDESPRGRDAATAATEAPICFGDGTSLSVPRSGRVYINGNTSSVNSYTVIHTYAGPGTYVIGSYLINRNAGTSNTPPASSSDQISFYVSTTILINAALQVNSTPVMLNPPLDSARVGQKFCHNPAAFDADGDSLAYRLYKPQATVSGCRSQIIPSYLDPTQFSTNKEDGSTPPTFSIDSRTGDLCWDAPGQAGQFNFAFIIEEWRNGVKIGEIIRDMQLTVVDQPNKRPLIVGAEICVEAGTLIQQAITATDPDGQRVIIRGFGGPLNVNNDGLPLPPDLRIPPEFARLINGGVAQAQPATVTFNWQTNCNQARAEPYDITLKVNDVPGRGAVSLVSFATLRIRLYAPSVKNLTARPTATTAGRAIQLNWSAYSCGRVTTLGAGNDTTQLIIYRKEGCTPIQSQSCTTGLDPSYGYQEIIRVPYTATSYIDTSALRRGVSYSYRIVARNPGIGNNGGFSVVSTEACLELPLLAPVMTQVTVDSTDTQRGQITVRWTRPLGLQPGDLGAPYQYRLQRATGLTGTDFVTVATINTNLQAGLADTVYVDKGSSTSALNTTANAYRYRVEFYYTAPGGGLTRLDVTEGASSVRLSAAPAQRQVTLSWQASVPWSNDNQVHDVYRSRSGPTGPFNKIAEVRVSGTASYTYVDTGTDNIVVDGNTSRVLSADSSYCYRVMTRGTYTDARLAVAVRSPLENYSQILCATPTDTTRPCPPRLGLDSLNCASLSPESLCNQTSFTNKLRWTPTSGPTCDPNVVGYKLYYGRYEQDTPAELVSIPAPTTSFEHSSLSTVAGCYYVTAVSRSGVESLPSNRVCNDACPLFVLPNVFTPNGDGKNDVFAALSCPRFVESVALVVYNRNGSKVYEGSSASLAWPGKSSDGTDLPSGLYYYQVSVRYAVLDRAAPAQVLKGWVQILREGVSMR from the coding sequence ATGCGTCTTGTTTACAACATTGGGCTATTTGCACTGTGCCTGCTGGCACTTCTGCGGCCAACTGTCAGCCAGGCTACCCACGTGCGGGCTGGCGAAATTACTACCCGACGCCTTCCCGGTCCGTCCTTGACCTACCTTATTACCTTAACGGCCTATTATGACGAGAGTCCCAGAGGCCGGGATGCGGCCACTGCGGCCACGGAAGCGCCGATCTGCTTTGGCGACGGTACAAGCCTGTCGGTTCCTCGCTCAGGACGCGTGTACATCAACGGCAACACATCCTCCGTAAACTCCTACACGGTCATTCATACCTACGCGGGACCAGGAACGTACGTCATCGGCAGTTACCTGATCAACCGAAACGCGGGAACCTCAAACACTCCTCCCGCTAGTTCTTCCGACCAGATTTCTTTTTACGTTTCGACTACAATTTTGATCAATGCAGCGTTACAGGTCAACTCCACACCCGTAATGCTCAACCCTCCGCTGGATTCCGCGCGCGTAGGTCAGAAGTTCTGTCACAACCCGGCGGCTTTCGACGCTGATGGCGACAGCTTGGCGTACCGGCTGTATAAGCCGCAGGCAACCGTTTCGGGCTGTCGGAGCCAGATCATTCCTTCCTACCTGGACCCGACACAATTCAGTACCAACAAGGAAGATGGCAGTACACCACCTACCTTTAGCATCGACTCCCGAACGGGTGATCTGTGCTGGGACGCCCCCGGCCAAGCGGGGCAATTCAACTTTGCCTTTATCATCGAAGAGTGGCGCAACGGCGTGAAGATCGGGGAGATTATTCGGGACATGCAGCTTACGGTTGTCGATCAGCCAAACAAACGACCCCTGATTGTGGGAGCGGAGATCTGCGTAGAAGCCGGCACTTTGATTCAGCAAGCCATCACGGCCACCGACCCCGACGGCCAACGGGTTATCATCCGAGGATTCGGAGGGCCGCTGAACGTCAACAACGATGGCTTACCGCTGCCCCCAGATCTGCGTATTCCGCCCGAGTTTGCCCGCCTGATCAACGGAGGAGTAGCCCAGGCCCAACCCGCTACGGTAACCTTCAACTGGCAAACCAACTGCAATCAGGCCCGAGCCGAGCCCTACGACATTACCCTCAAAGTCAACGACGTGCCCGGACGCGGGGCTGTTTCGCTGGTCTCCTTCGCCACTCTGCGCATCCGGCTCTACGCTCCCTCGGTCAAAAACCTCACCGCCCGACCCACCGCCACCACTGCCGGACGAGCCATCCAGCTCAACTGGAGTGCCTACAGCTGCGGACGCGTGACAACACTCGGCGCAGGTAACGACACGACCCAGCTCATCATCTACCGCAAAGAAGGTTGTACGCCTATTCAATCCCAGAGCTGTACCACCGGTTTAGACCCTAGCTACGGCTACCAGGAGATAATCCGGGTTCCTTATACGGCTACCAGCTACATTGACACCAGTGCCTTGCGTCGGGGAGTGAGCTACTCCTACCGCATCGTGGCCCGCAACCCCGGCATCGGCAACAACGGTGGCTTTAGCGTGGTCTCCACCGAAGCCTGTCTGGAACTACCCCTGCTGGCACCGGTCATGACTCAGGTCACCGTCGACAGCACCGACACACAACGGGGCCAAATTACCGTCCGCTGGACCCGCCCGCTGGGCCTGCAACCGGGTGATCTGGGCGCTCCTTACCAGTACCGCTTGCAGCGGGCCACTGGCCTGACGGGTACTGACTTTGTGACCGTAGCCACCATTAACACCAATCTGCAAGCCGGGCTGGCTGACACGGTCTACGTGGACAAAGGCAGCTCGACGAGCGCGCTGAACACGACGGCCAACGCCTACCGCTACCGGGTGGAGTTCTACTACACGGCTCCGGGCGGTGGGTTGACGCGGCTGGATGTGACCGAGGGCGCTTCGAGTGTGCGGCTGTCGGCGGCTCCGGCTCAGCGTCAAGTCACCTTGAGCTGGCAGGCGAGTGTGCCCTGGAGCAATGACAATCAGGTGCATGATGTGTATCGGAGTCGGTCAGGCCCCACCGGTCCTTTCAACAAGATTGCTGAGGTACGTGTCAGCGGAACGGCTAGTTACACCTATGTAGATACGGGTACGGACAACATCGTAGTGGATGGTAATACGAGCCGGGTGTTATCCGCCGACAGCAGCTACTGCTACCGGGTGATGACCCGGGGGACCTACACCGATGCACGGCTCGCGGTGGCCGTGCGGTCTCCCTTGGAGAACTACAGCCAGATTCTCTGCGCCACGCCCACCGACACGACCCGGCCCTGCCCTCCCCGGCTGGGGTTGGATAGCCTGAACTGCGCCAGTCTAAGCCCCGAAAGCCTGTGCAACCAAACCAGCTTTACCAACAAGCTGCGCTGGACACCCACTAGCGGCCCCACCTGTGATCCAAATGTAGTAGGTTATAAGCTTTACTACGGTCGCTATGAGCAGGACACACCCGCCGAGTTAGTGAGCATCCCCGCCCCAACGACTAGCTTCGAGCACAGCAGCTTGAGTACCGTAGCGGGTTGTTACTACGTGACAGCGGTGAGCCGCTCGGGGGTGGAGAGTTTACCCTCGAACCGGGTGTGCAATGATGCGTGTCCGTTGTTTGTGTTGCCCAACGTATTCACGCCCAACGGCGACGGCAAGAATGATGTATTCGCGGCCTTGAGTTGCCCTCGTTTTGTGGAGAGCGTCGCCCTGGTGGTTTACAATCGGAATGGCAGCAAGGTCTACGAAGGCAGCAGCGCAAGCCTAGCTTGGCCTGGTAAGTCGAGTGACGGTACGGACCTGCCGAGCGGGTTGTACTACTATCAGGTGAGTGTGCGGTATGCGGTGCTGGACCGTGCTGCGCCGGCGCAGGTCTTGAAAGGTTGGGTACAAATCCTGCGCGAAGGGGTCAGCATGCGGTAG
- a CDS encoding ferritin-like domain-containing protein — protein MASLTERIASFFSGNDSSTDEGLRDLFISELKRVYYIEKRAVDALGEQAEASTTNEVRSAFLQHQDESANQVDRLEEIFRIIGIQTEEQSSDAINGLISDARLVVTETEEGSLTRDAALIIAAQKIEHYEIAIYGSLLTLANVLDFTQSAELLSMTLEEEKTTDHKLTALAESFVNSRAREEEEQHPGSHHASRHPLHGSDADVTLGGPLGV, from the coding sequence ATGGCTTCGCTGACAGAAAGAATAGCTAGTTTTTTTAGTGGTAACGACTCGTCAACCGATGAAGGGTTACGCGACTTGTTCATCAGCGAGTTGAAGCGTGTTTATTACATCGAAAAAAGAGCCGTTGATGCGCTGGGTGAACAGGCCGAGGCCAGTACAACCAACGAAGTTCGTTCGGCTTTCCTGCAACATCAGGACGAGAGCGCCAATCAGGTTGATCGCTTGGAAGAAATATTCAGAATAATCGGCATCCAGACCGAAGAGCAGTCATCGGATGCCATCAACGGGCTAATTAGTGATGCCCGGCTGGTCGTTACAGAAACCGAAGAAGGTTCGCTTACGCGCGATGCGGCTTTGATTATTGCCGCTCAGAAAATCGAGCATTACGAGATTGCGATCTACGGTTCTCTGCTGACACTGGCCAACGTCCTTGACTTTACGCAGTCGGCGGAATTGTTATCTATGACGCTGGAGGAAGAGAAAACGACGGATCATAAACTAACGGCACTGGCCGAATCCTTTGTCAACTCGCGCGCTAGAGAAGAGGAAGAGCAGCATCCGGGAAGTCACCATGCGAGTCGCCATCCGCTTCACGGTTCCGATGCTGACGTAACGCTCGGTGGTCCGCTGGGCGTTTAA
- a CDS encoding M1 family metallopeptidase: MRKLILFSCFMVGMAFAAQSQQLYMPRNIKQAYQKGTRSMDGKPGKKYWQNSARYAITITAAPPNRTIRGTEEITYVNNSPDTLRQLVFKLFLNSHQPGAIRQSAVSANYLTSGIHIDKYAENNTSKTWQDAGSSTVKRVGLTKPLLPRDSVKLSLDWHYDISVESNREGALDSTTFFLAYFYPRVAVYDDYNGWDRTDFTEAQEFYNDFNDYSLTVNVPKNYVVWATGNLLNTDEVLQPTYAKRLNESMRTDSVVHIATLAEMTAGNVTKSQAVNSWKWSASYVPDVALCISNHYVWDASSVVVDKSTKRRASVQAAFLDTAKDFHQMVDFGRHSLDWFSNNWPGIPYPYPKTTIVQGFADMEYPMMVNDATTDDLNFSRFVAEHEIAHTWFPFYMGINETRYGFMDEGWVTALEYLISQADLGTETATRNFQQFRVAYWSKDPSAEQDLPIITPANILSGAALGNNEYGKAAIGYLALKELLGDAVFKKALHDFMDRWHGKHPTPWDMFYSFNDASGQDLNWFWNNWFFSNHYIDYSIRQVIPSASKCTISLENIGGYVAPVDIVVTYTDGTTETFHQTPNLWKANQKQATVNLTTKKKVQAVTLQGGIFMDADPSNNSWKAK, translated from the coding sequence ATGAGAAAACTAATTTTATTTTCCTGTTTTATGGTCGGTATGGCATTTGCTGCTCAGTCTCAGCAGTTGTACATGCCCCGTAACATCAAACAAGCGTACCAGAAAGGAACGCGGTCGATGGATGGGAAGCCCGGCAAAAAATACTGGCAAAATTCCGCCCGTTACGCCATTACGATCACGGCAGCACCGCCTAACCGCACGATTCGGGGAACGGAAGAAATTACGTATGTCAACAATAGCCCCGACACGTTACGGCAGCTCGTTTTCAAATTGTTTCTGAACAGCCACCAGCCCGGAGCAATACGACAATCAGCCGTTTCGGCCAACTACCTCACATCGGGGATTCACATCGACAAATACGCCGAAAACAATACGTCGAAAACCTGGCAGGATGCGGGTAGCTCTACGGTCAAACGGGTTGGCTTGACCAAACCGCTGTTGCCCCGCGATTCGGTAAAACTATCGCTTGACTGGCATTACGACATATCGGTGGAAAGCAACCGCGAGGGCGCGCTCGATTCCACCACGTTCTTTCTGGCTTACTTCTACCCGCGCGTTGCCGTGTATGATGACTACAACGGCTGGGATCGAACCGACTTTACGGAAGCGCAGGAGTTTTACAACGACTTCAATGATTACAGCCTTACGGTTAATGTGCCCAAAAATTACGTCGTTTGGGCCACCGGCAATCTATTAAATACCGACGAGGTGTTGCAACCGACCTACGCCAAGCGCCTGAACGAATCCATGCGCACCGATTCGGTTGTCCACATCGCGACATTGGCTGAAATGACGGCGGGAAATGTAACGAAATCACAGGCTGTAAATTCCTGGAAGTGGAGCGCGAGTTACGTTCCCGATGTCGCCCTGTGCATCAGTAACCACTACGTTTGGGACGCGTCGAGCGTGGTGGTCGATAAATCCACCAAGCGACGGGCCAGCGTGCAGGCGGCTTTTCTGGATACGGCCAAGGATTTTCATCAGATGGTCGATTTTGGTCGACACTCACTCGACTGGTTTTCGAACAACTGGCCGGGTATTCCCTATCCGTACCCCAAAACAACGATTGTTCAGGGTTTTGCCGACATGGAATATCCCATGATGGTAAACGATGCCACCACGGACGACCTGAATTTCTCCCGCTTTGTCGCCGAGCACGAAATTGCGCATACCTGGTTTCCGTTTTACATGGGCATCAACGAAACCCGTTACGGTTTCATGGACGAAGGCTGGGTTACGGCGCTCGAATACCTGATTAGTCAGGCGGATTTGGGTACCGAGACAGCTACCCGCAACTTCCAACAGTTTCGCGTGGCCTATTGGAGCAAAGACCCCTCCGCTGAACAGGACTTGCCGATCATTACTCCCGCCAATATCCTGAGTGGTGCTGCGTTGGGTAACAACGAATACGGTAAAGCCGCCATTGGTTATCTCGCCTTGAAAGAGTTGCTGGGTGATGCTGTGTTCAAAAAAGCGCTGCACGACTTCATGGACCGCTGGCACGGCAAACACCCTACGCCCTGGGATATGTTTTATAGCTTTAACGACGCGTCGGGGCAGGATCTGAACTGGTTCTGGAACAACTGGTTTTTCAGCAATCACTACATCGACTACAGCATTCGGCAGGTTATCCCTTCAGCGAGCAAATGCACCATTTCGCTCGAAAATATCGGCGGCTACGTGGCTCCTGTCGATATTGTTGTGACCTACACCGATGGCACGACGGAGACGTTTCACCAAACGCCCAACCTGTGGAAAGCAAACCAAAAGCAAGCGACCGTTAATTTGACCACGAAGAAGAAAGTACAGGCAGTAACGCTGCAAGGCGGCATTTTTATGGATGCCGACCCCAGCAATAATAGCTGGAAAGCCAAGTAA
- a CDS encoding arylamine N-acetyltransferase family protein encodes MNINAYLNRLLYAGPVDTSLATLRKLHYHHLLTIPLENLSIHYGEAIILEPDALFTKIVQQKRGGFCYELNGLFYELLRAIGFQVRRISGRVYDPEIGFNAEFDHLAIIAHVDGIDWLVDVGFGRRFPFYPMPLRLNLIQSDASGRYLLTEYDANYFAINQRDRTGEWIPAYLFTRTARELSDFASMCHFHQTSADSYFTQNKLCTIALTHGRVTMTDSALKITSNNQLINKAVRDKPEFEHLLYQYFGIQMAQPDVLV; translated from the coding sequence ATGAACATCAATGCTTATCTAAATCGACTTCTTTACGCAGGACCGGTCGATACAAGCCTGGCTACGCTACGAAAACTGCATTACCATCACCTACTGACCATACCGCTCGAAAATCTGTCCATCCATTACGGAGAAGCGATTATACTGGAACCTGATGCGTTGTTTACGAAAATTGTCCAGCAGAAGCGGGGTGGGTTTTGCTACGAACTGAATGGCTTGTTCTACGAATTACTGCGCGCCATCGGCTTTCAGGTTCGGCGTATATCGGGTCGCGTCTACGATCCGGAAATAGGTTTCAACGCTGAATTTGATCATCTGGCAATAATCGCCCACGTTGACGGCATCGATTGGCTGGTCGATGTTGGATTCGGACGCCGGTTTCCGTTCTATCCCATGCCGCTACGACTGAACCTGATTCAGTCGGATGCGAGCGGTCGGTATCTGCTTACGGAATACGATGCGAACTACTTCGCTATCAATCAGCGGGATAGAACGGGCGAATGGATTCCAGCCTATCTGTTCACGCGTACGGCCCGCGAACTATCGGATTTTGCGTCAATGTGCCACTTTCATCAAACATCTGCCGATTCGTATTTCACGCAAAACAAGCTATGCACCATCGCCTTAACGCACGGGCGCGTCACAATGACAGATAGCGCGTTGAAAATTACGAGCAACAATCAACTGATCAATAAAGCCGTTCGGGATAAGCCGGAATTTGAGCACCTGCTTTATCAATACTTTGGCATTCAGATGGCTCAGCCCGATGTTCTAGTTTAG
- a CDS encoding multidrug effflux MFS transporter → MTRRQHFVIILILGTLTTISPFSIDMYLPGFPAIAKDLHTSIAQVQLSLTAYLVGIAVGQLIYGPLLDRFGRKLPLYAGLLLYLVASIGCALTTSIETLILMRLLQALGGCVGLVAAQALVRDLFPISEIAQVMSLLTLVLAVSPMIAPTVGSYTTVAWGWHSIFLILAVITVFILVGVHFALPNGKAPDDSLSLRPAAVLGNFFMVLKQPQFLTYALVSGTATSASFAYISGSPDVFINLYRMSEQQYGWLFSALAVALIAPTQMNRFLLKRFTSEQIIYVTLLYQCAVGLLMVLGTWAGWFGQYGLIVMLFLFLCGQGLTGPNSTALSLAPFSRHAGSAAALMGSFRMAFGAVVSGLVSVLHNHTAIPMVGVMCGCALSGLVALLIGRRVIQGENHQKTIGAVSEATL, encoded by the coding sequence ATGACTCGCCGACAACATTTTGTTATTATTCTGATCTTAGGTACGCTTACGACAATCAGTCCTTTTTCGATTGATATGTATCTGCCGGGCTTCCCGGCCATTGCAAAAGATCTTCATACATCCATCGCTCAGGTCCAGTTGTCGTTAACTGCTTATCTGGTCGGTATTGCTGTCGGACAGCTTATCTACGGTCCTCTGCTGGACCGGTTTGGCCGGAAGTTGCCTTTGTACGCGGGCTTACTTCTTTATCTGGTGGCTTCCATTGGCTGCGCACTGACAACCTCCATAGAAACGCTTATTCTTATGCGGCTCCTTCAGGCCCTGGGTGGCTGTGTTGGACTGGTAGCAGCTCAGGCGCTGGTGCGCGATCTGTTTCCCATCAGTGAAATCGCTCAGGTCATGTCCCTGCTGACGCTTGTACTGGCCGTATCGCCCATGATTGCCCCAACCGTTGGCAGTTACACAACCGTCGCGTGGGGCTGGCATTCGATTTTCCTGATCCTTGCCGTAATAACCGTGTTTATTCTGGTAGGTGTCCATTTTGCACTGCCCAACGGGAAAGCCCCGGACGACTCTTTATCGCTCCGGCCAGCCGCCGTTTTGGGCAACTTTTTTATGGTCCTCAAGCAGCCTCAGTTTCTGACGTATGCGCTGGTAAGCGGCACGGCAACATCGGCCTCGTTTGCTTACATTTCCGGATCACCCGATGTGTTTATAAACCTCTACAGGATGAGTGAGCAGCAGTACGGCTGGCTTTTTTCGGCCCTTGCGGTCGCGTTGATCGCCCCAACGCAAATGAACCGATTCTTGTTGAAACGCTTCACTAGTGAACAAATTATTTACGTGACCTTGCTCTACCAATGCGCCGTAGGGCTGCTCATGGTTTTAGGTACCTGGGCGGGGTGGTTTGGTCAGTACGGTCTGATTGTCATGCTATTCCTGTTTTTATGCGGGCAAGGGTTGACCGGGCCCAATTCGACCGCCTTATCGCTGGCTCCGTTCAGCCGTCACGCCGGTAGTGCGGCTGCGCTGATGGGAAGCTTTCGTATGGCATTTGGAGCTGTTGTGTCCGGACTAGTTAGCGTCCTGCATAATCATACGGCAATACCGATGGTTGGGGTTATGTGCGGCTGTGCCCTTAGCGGGTTAGTGGCTCTGTTGATCGGCAGGCGCGTCATTCAGGGCGAAAACCATCAGAAAACAATTGGTGCTGTTTCGGAAGCAACCTTGTAG
- a CDS encoding VOC family protein, translating to MATQIFVNLPVNDLDKSIAFFTELGYTFNPQFTDEKATCMIISENIYVMLVVKSFFKTFTHLDIADATSVTESIISLSVESRETVDNLVNKAVAAGATTPNDPVDHGFMYESGFQDLDGHLWSLFYMDPSAINQEKPTAETNAA from the coding sequence ATGGCAACGCAAATCTTTGTAAACCTGCCCGTTAACGATCTGGATAAGTCAATTGCGTTCTTCACCGAACTCGGTTACACATTCAATCCGCAATTCACCGACGAGAAGGCAACCTGCATGATTATCAGCGAAAACATCTACGTGATGCTGGTTGTCAAATCATTCTTTAAAACGTTTACGCACCTGGACATCGCTGATGCCACCAGCGTTACGGAGTCAATCATTAGCCTTTCTGTCGAAAGCCGGGAGACCGTCGATAATTTGGTAAACAAAGCTGTAGCCGCCGGGGCAACGACACCAAACGATCCCGTGGATCACGGCTTCATGTACGAGAGTGGTTTTCAGGATCTGGATGGGCATCTGTGGTCGCTGTTCTACATGGACCCCAGTGCAATCAACCAGGAGAAGCCTACTGCAGAAACCAATGCTGCGTAA
- a CDS encoding glycosyltransferase family 4 protein: MKIVVASKGDPNDIKTWSGIPYYIYKALEKKGHRVYGVNLLAPSEPWYYTLYKRIYYKLYKKWLWVEMEPYYLKKIAEQFDREVNAINPDLVILIHGHFLAYTTFKQNTVVVHDTTFAQIIDYYADFTVLTPRSIKNGNAVYQRGLDRATAAVFSSDWASQSALSHYRVDPSKIHTIPFGANLSQIPHTDHVEQWINNRLDANTCNFLFLGIDWERKGGPDALRFIIELNRLGIRSCLVIVGCQPDIPETSRQYVKLLGFLRKNVDDEAQKLEALFVSATALLLPSLAECFGCVYCEANAYGLPALGRDTGGVSEAIKEGVNGLLMKNDEAPEAFAQRWARIWYNKKVYSRLAESARREFDERLNYDVFINKLVYIVGEEQGELALPA, translated from the coding sequence ATGAAAATTGTTGTTGCAAGCAAAGGCGATCCCAACGATATAAAAACTTGGTCTGGAATACCGTACTACATTTACAAAGCACTTGAAAAGAAAGGTCACCGAGTCTATGGCGTAAATTTACTCGCTCCCTCGGAACCCTGGTACTATACGCTCTACAAACGAATCTATTACAAGCTTTATAAAAAATGGCTCTGGGTGGAGATGGAGCCTTATTACCTAAAGAAGATCGCTGAGCAGTTTGACCGGGAAGTAAACGCAATTAATCCTGACCTGGTCATCCTGATTCACGGGCACTTTCTGGCCTACACGACTTTTAAGCAGAACACAGTGGTCGTCCATGACACCACCTTTGCTCAAATCATTGACTATTACGCTGATTTCACGGTACTCACTCCCCGCAGTATCAAGAATGGCAATGCGGTGTATCAACGGGGGCTCGATCGGGCTACCGCTGCCGTTTTTTCGTCGGACTGGGCTTCGCAGAGTGCGCTTTCCCATTACAGGGTGGACCCGTCGAAAATTCATACCATTCCGTTTGGGGCCAACTTGTCCCAAATCCCGCATACCGATCACGTTGAGCAATGGATCAATAATCGGCTCGACGCAAACACCTGCAACTTTTTGTTCCTGGGTATTGACTGGGAGCGAAAAGGAGGACCTGATGCACTACGGTTTATAATCGAATTGAATCGGCTGGGAATCAGGAGTTGCCTTGTTATCGTAGGATGCCAGCCCGATATTCCGGAAACGAGTCGGCAATACGTGAAACTGCTTGGATTCTTGCGGAAAAACGTTGACGACGAAGCGCAAAAGCTGGAAGCGTTGTTTGTAAGCGCTACGGCTCTGCTGCTTCCCTCATTGGCCGAGTGCTTTGGTTGTGTTTACTGTGAAGCCAATGCTTATGGATTGCCTGCACTGGGCCGTGATACCGGTGGCGTATCCGAAGCCATCAAAGAAGGGGTAAACGGGCTGTTGATGAAAAACGACGAAGCGCCCGAAGCATTTGCGCAGCGCTGGGCACGGATCTGGTACAATAAAAAAGTGTATTCCCGTTTGGCCGAAAGCGCGCGCCGTGAGTTTGACGAACGACTTAATTACGACGTATTTATTAACAAACTCGTGTATATCGTTGGCGAGGAACAGGGCGAACTCGCGTTGCCAGCCTAA
- a CDS encoding FISUMP domain-containing protein, which yields MAIKYLLKQRRTDTLQALFTLLLLISFAACKKEQESQPAPQVPSVSVVHVGGKDYATRTIGKHTWTTINYDGPGGVPYRPGNEKPEYGRYYTLEEASAIALPAGWRLPTIQDYTALAESQGVVFTKNRATGQEAIKKLTSTANWRTVRGTNASGFDAHPAGYSFRNGEPMDGDISEFWTADGSTFSIQERATGDAYTILFYASDSPAYRFNLRFVKDN from the coding sequence ATGGCCATAAAGTACCTACTGAAACAGCGCCGTACAGACACGTTACAAGCGCTTTTTACTCTTTTACTCCTTATCAGTTTTGCTGCTTGCAAGAAAGAGCAGGAGAGTCAACCCGCCCCCCAAGTACCGTCAGTGAGTGTGGTGCACGTTGGCGGTAAAGACTATGCAACGCGTACAATCGGCAAGCACACCTGGACAACAATCAATTATGACGGTCCCGGTGGGGTACCATACCGCCCAGGAAACGAAAAACCGGAATACGGCAGATACTATACGCTAGAAGAAGCCAGCGCTATTGCACTGCCTGCCGGATGGCGATTGCCCACGATACAGGACTACACAGCACTCGCCGAAAGTCAGGGCGTGGTCTTTACCAAAAACCGGGCAACTGGTCAGGAGGCCATCAAAAAGCTAACATCTACGGCCAACTGGCGAACGGTCCGTGGGACAAATGCATCGGGTTTCGATGCACATCCTGCTGGCTACAGCTTCCGGAACGGCGAACCTATGGACGGCGATATCAGTGAATTCTGGACTGCCGACGGCAGTACGTTTAGCATTCAGGAGAGGGCCACAGGCGACGCGTATACAATCTTATTCTATGCAAGTGATAGCCCTGCTTATCGTTTTAACCTGCGGTTTGTAAAAGACAATTAA
- a CDS encoding glycoside hydrolase family 18 protein — protein sequence MVRLLFFLPALFSLAFLTIGFRPAPKTKPIVLAYVGGFRGLVDTDRIAAEKLTHINYAFVDIKNNRAWLHNLATDSTNFRKLNALKRRNPDLKILISIGGWAWSENFSDAVLSDTSRTAFAASAADIVRQYQLDGIDIDWEYPGMKGEDNVFRPEDKENFTLLFKALREQLNGLKQQTGKNYLVTTAMPGFNEIFTHTDMAQAHQYLDYINVMSYDHFTGGLLAGHHTNLYPSRKADNEQSGDRAVMLYKQAGVPAQKLVLGIAFYGRAWQLQNADPDVHPRSIAKVERGGGYTFIKDSLLTNPAYKRHWDRHAKAPYLYNSDLKRFVSYDDEQSVKEKCRYVKKNGLAGVMFWEYFSDPKTYLLTEIDKQLAE from the coding sequence ATGGTTCGATTACTTTTCTTTCTCCCTGCCCTGTTCAGCCTGGCCTTTTTGACTATTGGCTTCAGGCCCGCGCCCAAAACCAAACCGATTGTACTTGCTTACGTCGGCGGTTTTCGTGGTTTGGTCGATACCGACCGGATTGCCGCCGAGAAGCTGACCCACATCAATTATGCCTTCGTGGACATCAAAAACAACCGGGCGTGGCTGCACAACCTCGCTACCGACTCCACTAATTTCCGGAAGTTGAACGCGCTCAAACGTCGTAATCCCGACCTGAAAATTCTTATTTCAATTGGCGGTTGGGCCTGGAGCGAAAACTTTTCCGATGCGGTTTTAAGCGATACCTCCCGGACGGCCTTTGCGGCTTCGGCGGCTGATATTGTCCGGCAATACCAACTGGATGGCATCGACATCGACTGGGAATATCCCGGTATGAAAGGAGAAGACAACGTGTTTCGGCCCGAGGACAAGGAAAATTTTACGTTGCTGTTCAAAGCCTTGCGCGAGCAGCTAAACGGTCTCAAGCAGCAGACGGGCAAAAATTACCTCGTCACGACAGCCATGCCGGGCTTCAACGAGATTTTCACGCATACGGATATGGCGCAGGCGCACCAGTACCTGGATTACATCAATGTCATGTCGTACGACCATTTTACGGGCGGACTACTGGCGGGACACCACACCAACCTGTATCCATCGCGCAAGGCAGACAACGAGCAGTCGGGTGACCGAGCGGTGATGCTCTACAAGCAGGCCGGGGTTCCCGCCCAAAAACTGGTGCTGGGCATTGCCTTTTACGGTCGGGCGTGGCAGTTACAGAACGCTGATCCTGATGTGCATCCACGCTCCATCGCCAAAGTTGAACGGGGTGGTGGCTATACGTTTATCAAAGACAGCCTGTTGACCAATCCGGCTTACAAACGCCACTGGGACCGTCACGCCAAAGCGCCCTATCTTTACAATAGCGACTTAAAACGTTTTGTCTCCTACGACGACGAGCAATCCGTGAAAGAAAAGTGCCGCTACGTAAAAAAGAACGGCTTGGCGGGTGTCATGTTCTGGGAGTATTTCAGCGATCCCAAAACCTATTTACTGACCGAGATTGACAAACAGCTGGCAGAATAA